In the Henningerozyma blattae CBS 6284 chromosome 8, complete genome genome, one interval contains:
- the RMP1 gene encoding Rmp1p (similar to Saccharomyces cerevisiae RMP1 (YLR145W); ancestral locus Anc_8.353), with protein sequence MAESTSIDVNNLFSKLYQEFRLVHLIYHRNKNQHKAAIWWKRLNMLKRSCSQVIELLQRYKNSWKDSQLIKLYRLLHNFLKKQLSKMYYEFNGVIALGQFITLGVVLVGLLSRVNSIYTQLMELFFPDFKRLKIMPMIKNRDGLKNETEMEKLLEYVTNEELGEDINEDFLSNKSIKSSSMTPVDVPETQILEPNINSNANKIKKKSKKKKKSKSAIDDIFS encoded by the coding sequence ATGGCGGAATCTACATCTATTGATgtgaataatttattttcgaAATTATACCAAGAGTTTAGATTAGTACATTTAATATATCATAGAAACAAAAATCAGCACAAGGCTGCAATATGGTGGAAACGCTTGAATATGTTGAAGAGAAGTTGTTCACAAGtcattgaattattacaaagatataaaaattcatgGAAAGACTCTCAATTGATTAAGTTGTATCGTTTGCtacataattttttgaaaaagcAATTAAGCAAGATGTATTACGAATTCAATGGTGTTATTGCGTTAGGCCAATTTATTACTCTTGGTGTTGTATTAGTTGGGCTATTAAGCAGagtaaattcaatttataCACAACTGATGGAATTATTCTTCCCCGATTTTAAGAGACTAAAAATTATGCCCATGATTAAAAATAGAGATggtttaaaaaatgaaactGAGATGGAAAAATTACTTGAATATGTaacaaatgaagaattaggCGAAGATATAAACGAGGACTTTTTATCTAATAAGTcaattaaatcatcttcTATGACACCAGTAGATGTTCCTGAAACACAAATACTAGAgccaaatattaattccaACGccaacaaaataaaaaagaaatctaagaaaaagaagaaatcaaaatctGCAATTGATGATATATTTAGCTAA
- the TBLA0H01120 gene encoding glucan endo-1,3-beta-D-glucosidase (similar to Saccharomyces cerevisiae ACF2 (YLR144C); ancestral locus Anc_8.352), translated as MGLFNHHHLSDKLFGNDSNQDQDNSNDSNSNNSNVSEYSRPAMPLPTDINNQNGSNNNDNNNDNNNDNNNDNNNIIPAIPNVMGKQAQTSNNDESIVTNQLSKITISCDDIFDTPLSYDAPLDVFPRVAHEISLPKGTDSNNLPVETNKFYGNMLLGGQQCPVWTHPYSVWFSKDQPFYGLAVAYIKASQRVFGGGSPPQFYFNPTGIKSLIFGSTEFDSNGATLSLSNMKHMSVETYLKKSDNEFIQFPLIQGMGFVTAIYQNLTPKLTSAVLFRTFNQIDSPRDNIKKYEILLENDVKWWLYVTIPNGSSMDFSMKDPTTIMGSNVSNGCILQVVVDTVPEIDNAAGCYPIDCILRGSTTDSVGNYSFNYSTKGTSNSNSTLMYALPHQVELFTDKTAPKSINSMLDATVGGKMKGYITNIFDMNVSIPSKLQFDPFTTIDGKGDPNYSEDVLNSIKKAATKDIEGDVINESNIDSMYTSGKIFAKFAWILYCCQYVLKDQNLVSKLMPKLKEAFARFVQNKQLLPLQYDTTWRGLKSSGEPAQDFGNAYYNDHHFHYGYHVVAAAILAKVDNDAGDKNWLQQNKSWVECLIRDFANPSDKDPYFPVFRSFDWFNGHSWAKGLFESGDGKDQESSSEDVNASYGLKLWAIVTGNSKLQQIADIELGVMRRSMSHYFLFSNDNTTQPANFIPNKVSGILFENKIDHTTYFGNELQYIQMIHAIPIIPPSSFIRTPTFVREEWDEKLANLVGNVNDGWKGIIMLNLALCDPQSSYSFFNDQNFPPQYLDNGQSLTWSLTYSGAFL; from the coding sequence ATGGGTCTATttaatcatcatcatttaagTGACAAATTGTTTGGAAATGATTCCAATCAAGACCaagataattcaaatgacTCAAACAGTAACAATAGCAATGTTTCAGAATATTCAAGACCTGCAATGCCATTACCAACagatataaataatcaaaatggaagtaataataatgataataataatgataataataatgataataataatgataataataatataataccAGCTATTCCAAATGTTATGGGAAAACAAGCTCAAACGTCGAACAATGACGAATCGATTGTCACTAATCAATTATCCAAGATTACTATATCATGTGACGATATATTTGATACTCCCTTGTCATATGATGCTCCATTAGATGTGTTCCCACGAGTGGCCCATGAAATCTCATTGCCTAAAGGTACtgatagtaataatttgCCTGTTGAgacaaataaattttatggAAATATGTTATTAGGTGGACAACAATGCCCTGTTTGGACTCATCCATATTCTGTTTGGTTTTCAAAAGACCAACCATTCTATGGACTAGCAGTAGCTTATATTAAAGCATCTCAGCGTGTTTTTGGTGGAGGTTCCCCACctcaattttattttaatccAACAGGAATTAAATCACTGATTTTTGGATCCACTGAATTCGATTCTAATGGTGCTACTTTATCTCTATCTAATATGAAGCATATGTCTGTTGAaacttatttaaaaaaatctgacaatgaatttattcaattccCACTAATTCAAGGTATGGGGTTTGTTACAGCAATTTATCAGAACTTAACACCAAAATTAACATCTGCTGTTTTATTTAGAACTTTTAATCAAATTGATTCTCCAAGAGataatataaagaaatatgaaatattattagaaaatgatgTTAAATGGTGGCTATATGTGACTATTCCAAATGGATCTTCTATGGACTTCTCTATGAAAGATCCAACCACCATTATGGGTAGTAATGTTTCTAATGGATGTATCTTACAAGTTGTTGTAGATACAGTTCCAGAAATTGATAATGCTGCTGGATGTTATCCAATTGATTGTATATTAAGGGGTTCAACAACTGATTCTGTCGGTAATTATTCCTTTAACTACTCTACAAAAGGTACTTCTAATAGTAATTCTACTTTAATGTATGCTTTGCCTCATCAAGTTGAATTATTTACCGACAAAACAGCACCTAAATCTATTAACTCTATGTTAGATGCAACTGTTGGTGGCAAAATGAAAGGttatattacaaatatatttgatatgAATGTCTCAATCCCTTCAAAACTTCAATTCGATCCATTTACAACCATTGATGGTAAAGGTGATCCAAATTATTCGGAAgatgttttaaattctattaaaaaagCTGCTACTAAAGATATAGAAGGAGATGTCATTAATGAATCTAACATTGATTCTATGTATACATCAGGTAAAATTTTTGCTAAATTTGCTTGGATTTTATACTGTTGTCAATATGTTTTGAAGGATCAAAATTTAGTTTCTAAATTAATGCCTAAATTAAAAGAGGCATTCGCAAGATTTGTTCAAAATAAGCAATTATTGCCTTTACAATATGATACCACTTGGAGAGGATTGAAATCATCTGGTGAGCCTGCTCAAGATTTCGGTAATGCTTATTATAACGATCACCATTTCCATTATGGTTATCACGTTGTTGCTGCTGCTATATTGGCAAAGGTAGATAATGATGCGGGTGATAAAAATTGGTTACAACAGAATAAAAGCTGGGTGGAATGTTTAATTAGAGATTTTGCCAATCCATCTGATAAAGATCCTTATTTCCCAGTCTTCAGATCGTTCGATTGGTTTAATGGCCATTCATGGGCAAAAGGTCTATTTGAAAGTGGTGATGGTAAAGATCAAGAATCAAGTTCTGAAGATGTAAACGCCTCTTATGGGTTGAAGTTATGGGCCATTGTCACCGGGAATTCAAAATTACAGCAGATTGCTGATATCGAATTGGGTGTCATGAGAAGGTCAATGAGCCattatttcttgttttCAAACGATAATACCACACAACCAGCAAATTTTATTCCAAATAAAGTTAGTGGTattctttttgaaaataaaatcgaTCATACAACCTATTTTGGTAATGAATTGCAGTACATTCAAATGATTCATGCTATCCCAATTATCCCACCTTCATCCTTTATTAGAACGCCAACGTTTGTAAGAGAAGAATGGGATGAGAAATTAGCCAACTTAGTGGGCAACGTTAACGATGGTTGGAAGGGTATTATCATGTTGAATTTAGCTCTATGCGATCCCCAATCTTCATATTCCTTTTTCAATGACCAAAATTTTCCTCCGCAATATTTAGACAATGGTCAAAGTTTAACTTGGTCTTTGACATATTCTGGTGCCTTTTTATAG
- the SEC1 gene encoding Sec1p (similar to Saccharomyces cerevisiae SEC1 (YDR164C); ancestral locus Anc_8.351), with translation MANLIELQKNYFLKQLNDIQVPHNVKLLVIDDYVEKFFGFIFANPDELLAHVAAVDRIDSPKRRSQQSLEVIYLVKPTKFNISCIDVDFQGRPAKYKNCHIRFLPGFAGYLVEYFNHKRYISQYMKSLAEFKLAFYPRELQVFQTMDIDRPLQIFFNQNCTDLIERNIERTIQSLLNLCIITGEYPIVRYTLPNENQLAITPAVMLVKKVAVQFQDAIDDYARKNQDFPPQSTRPRATLIITDRTLDLFSPILHDFTYQSMAYDLVSTINLRNDLYTYSAESEKGDLEEKSSKLMDLYDDIWIELKYQHIMDAHEYLQGKVKEIIAKNPLLVDRSNVKNTTDLLSVVAHLKGFDEERRKLVLHQTLIEECLKLNRDRKLAEYSDVEQCLSGFGLDADGNKIKNITETIFPLLISKHPSITDKIRYIIIYALYRGGIIEEDFNKLLSFAGILKTHEHFNNFITLMKNFDKLGFPLVKNQPKDKPFEKIWFNDTITNDSNVYNTSRFIPATGNILSKVIANPLYLSEENFPYVKDKPIELLDEEDLMFAGGGSAATTSSTSLRNQRHKATWTKANSASNPNNQANQTRQRIFYYVMGGLTYGEIKSAYEQSSLKNKDIFIGSDSLITPLMFLQSIEHLNAERESLNIKDDKFEDDKVPEFLYAEMQPVAVPVSHVHLRSQNKPITPGMVSSQNNINRSINRNSNPNSNNISSNNGSSQSESFSGVSSSKENSPDDKKDKKKHHNKLKKILGRKKKDK, from the exons ATGGCAAATTTGATCGAATTACAGAAAAATT ATTTTCTGAAACAATTAAACGATATCCAAGTTCCACATAATGTTAAATTGTTAGTAATAGATGATTATGTGGAAAAATTCTTCGgatttatttttgctaATCcagatgaattattagctCATGTTGCAGCTGTTGACAGAATAGATTCTCCCAAAAGAAGAAGTCAACAATCACTAGAAGTAATTTATTTAGTGAAACCTaccaaatttaatatcagtTGTATTGATGTTGATTTTCAGGGTAGACCTgccaaatataaaaattgcCATATTAGATTTTTGCCTGGATTTGCAGGTTATTTGGTGGAATATTTCAATCATAAACGTTATATTAGTCAATATATGAAAAGTTTAgctgaatttaaattagcATTTTATCCTAGAGAATTACAAGTTTTCCAAACTATGGACATTGATAGACcattacaaatatttttcaatcaaAATTGTACTGACTTGattgaaagaaatatcGAACGTACCATtcaatcattattaaaccTTTGTATTATTACAGGTGAATATCCAATTGTGAGATACACTTTACCTAATGAAAATCAACTTGCTATAACACCTGCAGTAATGTTGGTTAAAAAAGTTGCTGTTCAATTTCAAGATGCAATTGATGATTATGCACGTAAGAATCAAGATTTTCCACCACAATCAACAAGGCCAAGGGCGACCTTAATTATTACTGATAGAACTTTGGATTTATTCAGTCCGATATTGCATGATTTTACATATCAATCCATGGCATATGATTTGGTTTCTACTATTAATTTAAGAAATGATCTGTATACCTATTCTGCAGAAAGTGAAAAGGGGGATCTAGAAGAAAAATCTTCTAAATTAATGGATCTTTATGATGATATATGgattgaattgaaatatcagCATATCATGGATGCACATGAATATTTACAAGGGAaagttaaagaaattatagCCAAAAATCCTTTATTAGTCGATAGATCTAATGTTAAAAACACTACTGATCTTTTAAGTGTAGTTGCTCATTTAAAAGGTTTCGATgaagaaagaagaaaattagTATTACATCAAActttaattgaagaatgtttaaaattgaatcgTGATAGAAAATTAGCAGAATACTCGGATGTAGAACAATGTTTATCTGGCTTTGGACTTGATGCTGATGGtaataagataaaaaatataacagAAACAATATTTCCATTGTTAATAAGTAAGCATCCATCAATTACTGATAAGATACgttatattatcatttatgCATTATATCGTGGTGGTATTATCGAAgaagattttaataaactaTTATCATTTGCAGGAATCCTAAAGACACATGaacattttaataattttattaccttaatgaagaatttcGATAAATTAGGATTTCCCTTAGTTAAAAATCAACCAAAGGATAAaccatttgaaaaaatttggtTTAATGATACTATCACTAATGATTCAAATGTTTATAATACATCTAGATTTATTCCAGCCACTGGtaatatattatcaaaagtAATTGCCAATCCATTATACTTAAGTGAGGAAAACTTCCCCTATGTGAAAGATAAGcctattgaattattagatgaagaagatttgATGTTTGCGGGTGGGGGTTCGGCGGCTACTACAAGTTCTACATCATTAAGAAATCAACGACATAAAGCTACTTGGACAAAAGCAAATAGTGCGTCAAATCCTAATAACCAAGCCAATCAAACAAGacaaagaattttttattatgtaATGGGTGGACTTACATATGGAGAAATTAAATCTGCCTATGAACAATCTAgtttaaagaataaagatattttcattGGTAGTGATAGTTTAATAACACCGTTGATGTTTTTACAAAGTATTGAACATTTGAATGCAGAAAGagaatcattaaatattaaagatgataaatttgaagatgataaaGTACCAGAATTCTTATATGCAGAAATGCAACCTGTGGCAGTACCTGTAAGTCATGTTCATTTAAGAAGTCAAAATAAGCCTATAACCCCTGGAATGGTATCAtcacaaaataatatcaatcgTAGTATTAATCGTAATTCTAATCCTAATTCCAATAACATATCTAGTAACAATGGAAGTAGTCAATCAGAATCGTTTTCAGGGGTTAGTAGTTCTAAAGAGAATAGTCCTGATGATAAAAAGgataaaaagaaacatcataataaattgaagaaaattcttggtagaaagaaaaaagataaatga
- the PUT1 gene encoding proline dehydrogenase (similar to Saccharomyces cerevisiae PUT1 (YLR142W); ancestral locus Anc_8.348) → MYKKPTQHLLKTLTYTKPYPRLFSLHYHSNTKNDLITNTSAGITTNANVNSFTGSNITATNYAHTGIQTFTTPNTDTFATSNTNINAFTDANANVLNENTLQNPLYPIHPVEYTPPNENLDPFIAPSSIPYLKTITNFRLFSLSIIGLLTLHKSILNLVIKLFPIMPIQLIKWFISPLYCGGTNFEEVKSCLENLNKRGISNIMLSLTIENSNNIKLVNDQTQLIIDQTLQSIDYVLKPAILDKLSKIDPTASNYEQLINEIPPGYIALKPSAMIKDSNDILLNFNNPDYQLERNQLIENCSLVCQKCHDLNLQLLEKFPQRKTPFFVTTIDAEKFELQKKGVTFLQRILFEKFNSDKLPFITVVGTFQLYLKDSQKAIEREYTLAKQNNYKLGLKIVRGAYLHSEENAQDIIFNSKFKTDENYNSIMIQIIKDLLENKENSIYNHLVIASHNYKSTLLANNLIQLQKNENGNIFANFNIIIGTLLGMADNLSHDLIENHNAKNLIKYVPWGPPKETKDYLLRRLQENGDTVRNDNGIQLLKDIYKTIF, encoded by the coding sequence ATGTACAAAAAACCTACTCaacatcttttaaaaactcTTACTTATACTAAACCTTACCCAAGACTTTTCTCTTTGCATTATCATTCCAACACTAAGAATGATTTGATTACCAATACTTCTGCTGGTATCACAACAAATGCAAATGTGAATTCCTTTACAGGTTCAAACATTACAGCTACTAATTATGCCCATACAGGTATTCAAACTTTTACCACACCAAACACAGATACCTTTGCTACTTCAAACACAAATATTAATGCATTTACTGACgcaaatgcaaatgtattaaatgaaaatacaTTGCAGAATCCATTATATCCAATACATCCGGTAGAGTATACCCCTCCAAATGAGAATCTCGATCCATTCATTGCACCTTCATCTATACCATATCTCAAGACAATAACGAATTTCAGGTtgttttcattatcaatcATTGGTTTGTTAACCCTCCACAAATCTATCTTGAACCTAGTAATCAAATTGTTCCCAATTATGCCTATTCAATTGATCAAATGGTTCATTTCTCCCTTATACTGTGGTGGGacaaattttgaagaagttAAATCTTGTcttgaaaatttgaataaaagaGGGATTTCCAATATCATGTTATCTTTAACCAttgaaaattctaataatattaaattggTTAATGATCAAActcaattaattattgatCAGACTTTACAATCGATAGATTATGTATTGAAACCTGCAATCTTGGATAAATTATCCAAGATTGACCCTACTGCGTCTAATTATGaacaattaattaatgaaatccCACCAGGTTACATCGCCTTAAAGCCTTCTGCTATGATCAAGgattcaaatgatattcttttgaattttaataatccaGATTATCAATTGGAGAGaaatcaattgattgaaaATTGTTCTTTAGTTTGTCAAAAATGtcatgatttaaatttacaattattggaaaaattcCCTCAAAGAAAGACTCCATTTTTCGTCACCACCATTGATGCTGAAAAATTCGAATTACAAAAGAAAGGTGTAACTTTCTTAcaaagaattttatttgaaaaatttaattcagaTAAATTACCCTTTATTACTGTAGTGGGTACTTTCCAAttgtatttaaaagattctCAAAAAGCTATTGAAAGAGAATATACTTTGGccaaacaaaataattacaaATTAGGTTTGAAAATTGTTAGAGGTGCTTATTTACATTCTGAAGAAAATGCTCaagatatcatttttaattccaaatttaaaactgatgaaaattataattccataatgattcaaatcattaaagatcttttggaaaataaagagAATTCCATTTATAATCATCTTGTAATTGCATCTcataattataaatcaaCTTTATTGgcaaataatttgattcaattacaaaaaaatgaaaatggtaatatttttgccaattttaatattattattggaacTTTATTGGGGATGGCTGATAATTTAAGCcatgatttaattgaaaatcatAATGCcaagaatttaattaaatatgtcCCATGGGGACCTccaaaagaaacaaaagatTATTTACTAAGGAGATTACAAGAAAATGGTGACACTGTTAGAAATGATAATGGGATTCAATTGTtgaaagatatttataaaacaatattctaa
- the CWC15 gene encoding U2-type spliceosomal complex subunit CWC15 (similar to Saccharomyces cerevisiae CWC15 (YDR163W); ancestral locus Anc_8.345), with product MTTAHRPQLEARSGAKNITPTNTQHARLLPGHKTLKKRMKKNLVEGTLLKNEKNYNIAKQKQINDDLITINNDQNCISTTPSRDDKCPESPDQKNATSHDQTPNPKIKLEEPSALPEPWADNSTSHDPQNFPSRAWRRDRVFPRKLKNIPEKAQCGAHDASRKARSDGKRTPSSPPRKRRRPSQN from the coding sequence aTGACTACTGCACATCGTCCACAATTAGAAGCTCGTAGTGGTGCCAAAAATATAACCCCTACTAATACACAGCATGCTAGATTATTACCAGGCCATAAAACacttaaaaaaagaatgaaaaaaaacctTGTAGAGGGAacattattgaaaaatgaaaaaaattataatatagcGAAACAGAAACAGATTAACGATGATTTGattacaattaataatgatcaAAATTGTATCTCCACAACCCCATCACGTGATGACAAATGTCCAGAATCACCTGATCAAAAAAATGCGACATCACATGATCAAACTCCAAACCCTAAAATTAAACTGGAAGAACCCTCGGCTCTGCCCGAACCCTGGGCTGACAATTCCACATCACATGATCCGCAAAATTTCCCGTCACGTGCCTGGCGACGCGACCGCGTATTTCCGCggaaattaaagaatattcCCGAAAAGGCACAATGCGGGGCACACGACGCGTCTCGGAAAGCGAGGTCCGACGGAAAGCGAACCCCGAGCAGCCCGCCCAGAAAACGCCGCAGACCTTCTCAGAACTAG
- the NBP2 gene encoding adaptor protein NBP2 (similar to Saccharomyces cerevisiae NBP2 (YDR162C); ancestral locus Anc_8.344), giving the protein MCATTTMRENTTNDISCSYSDNDTTSIGYISIKDFAYENSNPLHYGYFNEQQDENSINNDDIHIDADAEQEADAEADIEADGEDEGKRSSIYLPNNYIINQKAIALYDFVPENDNELQLVEGDIIFINYKHGQGWLVAQNLNNNKIGLVPEEFVSYLDEEDFTDDDEQDENIRPFYLTHLITQNIKKDVTDDEWEDISNHSSSSSQANSPTNDHSKLASDLEKN; this is encoded by the coding sequence ATGTGTGCCACTACAACTATGAGAGAAAACACAACAAATGATATATCCTGCTCATACAGTGATAATGATACTACAAGTATCGGATACATATCGATAAAAGATTTTGCATATGAAAACTCAAACCCGTTACATTATggatattttaatgaacaacaagatgaaaattcaattaataatgatgatattcaTATAGATGCAGATGCAGAACAAGAAGCAGACGCAGAAGCAGATATAGAAGCAGACGGAGAAGATGAAGGTAAAAGATCCAGTATTTATTTACcaaacaattatataataaatcaaaaggCAATTGCATTATATGATTTTGTAcctgaaaatgataatgaattgCAATTAGTGGAAggtgatattatttttatcaattataaGCATGGTCAAGGTTGGCTAGTGGCTCAAAATTtgaacaataataaaataggTTTAGTACCTGAAGAATTTGTATCATatttagatgaagaagattttacagatgatgatgaacaagatgaaaatattagacCGTTTTATTTAACTCATTTAATCACTcagaatattaaaaaagatgTCACTGATGATGAATGGGAAGATATATCAAAccattcttcttcatcttcacaAGCTAATTCTCCAACAAATGATCATTCTAAATTAGCGTctgatttagaaaaaaattaa
- the ACL4 gene encoding Acl4p (similar to Saccharomyces cerevisiae YDR161W; ancestral locus Anc_8.343), which produces MDLVQTIEQAKIQLLENNLSEVYKILKPLKKSLQNENSNNLELNQIFMEYYLENNQIDKAYPLLVKSCELDPLGEKGGNDKFFTLGQIIGSREGLELILKGIENEYSNLKEDGSGIKKIISAFLSMIEIWMTDLCMEEDAENQCEEIIKQAIEVSNGNSGEVWSMLGSIRISQQRYKEAMEAFQKSWELFELKKNDIEERMKTENCREEYNELVQPLINLCKMCIEMCLYEESFKIIQNLKDIEEDNLEVYYLEGFLNYIFMKLMKFKKLNQLEIDPENVYQFNEHFKDLKIESNEMIEYQENVNELQIAFSFVIQMGKQKLNGEEGDEIINELIMGSQECLNELNLSIIDMQELSMIRKGHDEDENVNIELEKIEFE; this is translated from the coding sequence atgGATTTGGTTCAAACTATTGAACAAGCAAAGATTCaattattggaaaataatttaagtgaagtttataaaattttaaaaccattaaaaaaaagtcttcaaaatgaaaactcgaataatttagaattaaatcaaatctttatggaatattatttagaaaataatcaaattgATAAAGCTTATCCATTATTAGTGAAATCCTGTGAATTGGATCCATTAGGTGAAAAAGGTggtaatgataaatttttcacatTGGGACAAATCATTGGCTCCAGAGAAGGTCTTgaattgattttaaaagGTATTGAGAATGAATATTCAAATCTTAAAGAAGATGGTAGcggaattaaaaaaattattagtgCATTTTTATCCATGATTGAAATTTGGATGACAGATTTGTGTATGGAGGAAGATGCTGAAAATCAATGtgaagaaataattaaacAAGCTATAGAAGTGAGTAATGGTAATAGTGGTGAAGTATGGAGTATGCTTGGATCTATTCGTATTTCTCAACAAAGATATAAAGAAGCTATGGAAGCATTTCAAAAATCCTgggaattatttgaattgaaaaaaaatgatattgaagaaCGAATGAAAACTGAAAATTGTAGAGAAgaatataatgaattagTACAACCTCTAATCAATCTTTGTAAGATGTGTATTGAGATGTGTTTATATGAGGAGAGTTTTaagattattcaaaatttgaaagatattgaagaagataatttagaagtttattatttagaagggtttttgaattatatcttcatgaaattaatgaaatttaaaaaattgaatcaattaGAGATCGATCCAGAGAATGTTTATCAATTTAATGAACactttaaagatttaaagaTCGAATCCAATGAAATGATAGAATATCAAGAAAATGTTAATGAATTACAAATAGCATTTAGTTTTGTAATTCAAATGGggaaacaaaaattaaatggtGAAGAAGGagatgaaataataaatgaattgatAATGGGATCTCAAGAATGTTTGaatgaattgaatttatcaataattgATATGCAAGAATTATCAATGATTAGAAAAGGAcatgatgaagatgaaaatgtGAATATTGAGTTAGAAAAGatagaatttgaataa